A genomic stretch from Sphaerodactylus townsendi isolate TG3544 linkage group LG15, MPM_Stown_v2.3, whole genome shotgun sequence includes:
- the MIEN1 gene encoding migration and invasion enhancer 1: MSDGSGEPAVEAPPVAGRGVRIVVEYCKPCGFESAYLELANAVKEEYPDVEIESRLGGTGAFEIEINGQLVFSKLENGGFPYEKDLIEAIRRASNGEPLEKITKSRPPCVIL; this comes from the exons ATGAGCGACGGCTCCGGTGAGCCCGCTGTGGAAGCCCCGCCCGTAGCCGGAAGAGGAGTCCGGATCGTTGTGGAGTACTG TAAACCCTGCGGCTTTGAGTCTGcctacctggagctggcaaatgCAGTCAAAGAAGAGTATCCGGATGTGGAGATTGAGTCCCGACTCGGAGGAACAG GTGCTTTTGAGATTGAGATAAACGGCCAGCTGGTCTTCTCCAAACTTGAGAATGGAGGATTCCCTTACGAGAAAGAT cTCATTGAAGCCATCCGGAGGGCCAGCAACGGGGAACCTCTGGAGAAGATCACCAAGAGCCGTCCACCGTGTGTGATCCTTTAG